One Gossypium raimondii isolate GPD5lz chromosome 3, ASM2569854v1, whole genome shotgun sequence genomic window carries:
- the LOC128039687 gene encoding putative F-box/FBD/LRR-repeat protein At5g22670 has product MKSLEKAEICIWFDSSNYETSATHLFQGICNVRSLWLNIHEVIPLTIRIPIFHNLIEFEFYGRESLLVEFLHCTPNLKTLTVKFQVVAETQRKVLHMEVPSCLSLHLKEIKILNFKRDRRMFEMISYFWDNAMVLEKLMIRIKSLSETQQSIVFNQLLQLPKSSKKCQVVIF; this is encoded by the exons ATGAAATCCCTAGAAAAAGCCGAGATTTGCATCTGGTTTGATTCCAGTAATTATGAAACAAGTGCAACTCATCTTTTTCAAGGAATTTGCAATGTACGGTCTCTATGGTTAAACATTCATGAAGTG ATTCCCCTAACAATTCGAATTCCTATATTTCACaatcttattgaatttgaattttatggGAGAGAAAGTTTGCTTGTGGAGTTTCTACATTGTACGCCTAATCTAAAGACACTCACCGTCAAATTTCAG GTTGTTGCGGAAACCCAAAGGAAGGTTTTACATATGGAAGTTCCTTCTTGTTTGTCTTTGCACCTCAAggagattaaaattttgaactttaagAGAGACAGGCgaatgtttgaaatgattaGTTATTTTTGGGATAATGCTATGGTCCTGGAAAAGCTCATGATAAGAATAAAATCCCTGTCTGAGACACAACAATCGATTGTCTTCAACCAATTATTGCAGTTACCTAAGAGTTCAAAGAAATGTCAAGTTGTGATTTTCTAG
- the LOC105795563 gene encoding putative F-box protein At1g58310 gives MAMCSEDRISSFPDYILCHILSFLPIKEAVRTSIISTKWRYLFASISTIEFDRCLLSGLTDRNVDSFKNFVDRLLKFPDQVSLDCFRLSDGISWNDEDHDFDVSGWIFAALCRRVKEIDFHLDYLGDVLTLPAVLFTYHSLVTLKLNAEGSKIEVPSDVCLGNLKTLQLRNSVVDGDSIHRLISNCHVLEDLAFIECFLAYAGALNIQTPSLKRLVLDFDVVEYRDFNYVVVINAPNLVYFQYTDAVAEGYALSNMKSLEKSDISIYRFDSSDCETSATHLIQGICTVRSLSLTIDEVIFRTCRLPIFHNLIEFEYRGLGFNGRETWLVEFLHCAPNLNTLTLNFLVVAETQWKVLLMEVPSCLSLHLKEIKILNFKGDTRMFEMISYFLDNAMVLEKLMIGMESLSETQQSIVFNQLLQLPKSSKKCQVVIF, from the exons ATGGCGATGTGTTCCGAAGACAGAATCAGCAGTTTCCCGGATTATATTCTTTGTCATATTTTGTCTTTCCTTCCTATTAAAGAAGCAGTTCGAACCTCTATTATTTCAACCAAGTGGAGATACCTCTTTGCTTCAATTTCTACCATTGAATTTGATCGTTGTTTACTGAGTGGTTTGACTGACAGAAATGTTGACAGCTTCAAGAACTTTGTTGATAGGTTATTGAAATTCCCCGATCAGGTAAGTTTAGATTGCTTTAGGCTAAGTGATGGGATTTCATGGAATGATGAAGATCATGATTTTGATGTTTCTGGTTGGATATTTGCTGCATTGTGCCGTCGTGTTAAGGAAATTGATTTTCACTTAGATTATCTTGGGGATGTTCTCACTTTACCAGCTGTTTTATTCACTTACCACTCACTGGTGACACTGAAATTGAATGCAGAAGGTTCTAAGATTGAGGTCCCATCTGACGTTTGTTTAGGGAATCTGAAGACTTTGCAGCTTAGAAACTCGGTAGTTGACGGTGATTCCATTCATAGGTTAATTTCCAATTGCCATGTCTTAGAAGATTTGGCTTTTATTGAATGTTTTCTTGCGTATGCAGGGGCGCTCAATATCCAAACTCCTTCTCTTAAGAGATTGGTTTTAGATTTTGATGTGGTAGAATACAGAGATTTCAATTATGTGGTGGTGATTAATGCTCCAAatcttgtttattttcaatatacTGACGCAGTAGCTGAAGGCTATGCTTTGAGTAACATGAAGTCTCTAGAAAAATCCGATATTAGCATCTATCGGTTTGATTCCAGTGATTGTGAAACAAGTGCAACCCATCTTATTCAAGGAATTTGCACTGTGCGGTCTCTGAGTTTAACCATTGATGAAGTG ATTTTCCGAACGTGTCGACTTCCTATATTTCACAACCTTATTGAATTCGAATATCGTGGTCTTGGTTTTAATGGGAGAGAAACTTGGCTTGTGGAGTTTCTACATTGTGCGCCTAATCTAAATACGCTTACCCTTAATTTTCTG GTTGTTGCGGAAACTCAATGGAAGGTTTTACTTATGGAAGTTCCTTCTTGTTTGTCTTTGCACCTCAAggagattaaaattttgaactttaagGGAGACACGCgaatgtttgaaatgattaGTTATTTCTTGGATAATGCTATGGTCCTGGAAAAGCTCATGATAGGAATGGAATCCCTGTCTGAGACACAACAATCGATTGTCTTCAACCAATTATTGCAGTTACCAAAGAGTTCAAAGAAATGTCAAGTTGTGATTTTCTAG